Proteins encoded by one window of Patescibacteria group bacterium:
- a CDS encoding HEPN domain-containing protein, with protein sequence MDNKKAVSFWLESAEDDWKVSNHLFERRDYSYSLFFGHLTIEKILKALYASKTGETPPYTHRLVYLSEKISLKLTDEQLELLEAITDFNMEARYPDEKFAFKKKCTKSFTEMYLSKIKEMKEWLSQKIQ encoded by the coding sequence TTGGATAATAAAAAGGCTGTTTCGTTCTGGCTTGAATCAGCTGAAGATGACTGGAAGGTTTCAAACCATCTCTTCGAAAGAAGAGATTATTCATATTCATTGTTTTTCGGACATTTGACTATAGAAAAAATTCTTAAGGCTCTCTATGCAAGTAAAACAGGAGAGACTCCACCCTATACCCATCGGCTTGTATATCTATCCGAAAAAATATCACTCAAGCTGACAGATGAACAACTGGAACTTCTTGAAGCAATAACAGATTTCAATATGGAAGCAAGGTATCCTGATGAAAAGTTCGCTTTCAAGAAAAAATGCACTAAAAGTTTCACAGAAATGTATCTTTCTAAGATTAAGGAGATGAAAGAATGGTTGTCTCAGAAGATCCAATAA
- a CDS encoding nucleotidyltransferase domain-containing protein, with the protein MVVSEDPIIKISQRYIEELEKNGIKISEAIIFGSHAKGIVHESSDIDIALISDSFTGDRFDDRRKVVPLRRKIDSRIEPIPFRPEDFNDGGMLAEEIKNTGKKIL; encoded by the coding sequence ATGGTTGTCTCAGAAGATCCAATAATAAAAATTAGTCAAAGATATATTGAAGAATTGGAAAAGAATGGTATTAAGATAAGCGAAGCCATAATTTTTGGCTCTCATGCAAAGGGTATAGTACACGAGAGTAGTGATATTGACATCGCTCTTATTTCAGATTCCTTTACCGGTGATAGATTTGACGATCGCAGGAAGGTTGTGCCACTGAGAAGAAAGATAGACAGCAGGATTGAACCGATACCATTCCGCCCGGAGGACTTTAATGATGGAGGAATGCTTGCAGAGGAAATAAAGAATACGGGAAAGAAGATCTTGTAG